CGTCTCCATCGGCGTCCAGTTCCCGGAAGCCGTCGTTGAGTTCGGCCGGGTGCACTCGGGTGCCGCCGAACAGCACCCGGTACTCGTCCGGGCCCAGGTACCCGCTCCCGTCGCTGTCGGCAGCCCGGAACAGTGCCCGCACCGCGGGTACCAACCCCTTCTCCAGGTACTCAGGGTCCTCGTCCACCCCGGCCAGCATCGCGCCGACGAACTCCGCGCACGTCACAGCGCCGTCCCCGTCGGCGTCAGAGCTCTGGCGCAACTGCTGCCACCAGCCCTCGAACGCGGCGTACACGGTGTCCTCCCGCTCCACGGGCAGTTCGAGCCGCCAGCACATGGTGTGGACCATGGCCTGGAGGTCGGCGGAGTCGACGCGGCCGTTTCCGGTCTGGTCCAGCACCTGACGGAAGAAGGTCTCCAGCCGGGCCGGACGGGAGTCGACGCCCCTCGGCCGCGGCACGCGCGCGGGCGGTGCGCCGCCGGCCTCGGACCGGTGGCGGTAGCGCACGCGGTCCGGCGCGAGGTTCATGGCGTGCCGCAGTCCGCGGTGCAGGCTCCACGACAGTGCGGCGCCCACACGCCCGCGGGACGTCCCGAACCGCTCGTGCCAGGCCGGCGGCAGATCGCTGACGGTCAGGGTGGTCAGAGTCCATGCGATCACCGCCCGCACCACCGGCCACGCGGGCCCCAGCCCGGCCAGCCGCCGCGGTACGGGGGCCTCGCGCAGCATCTCGTAGAGCATGTGGCGGACCTCGTCGCCGTACTCCAGCACCTCCCGCACATGCCGGTCGACGTACGCGGCCACCTCCGCGGCGCTCGCCGGGACCGCCTCACCGGGAATCCCCAGCGCCCCGCACACCTCCAGGAACTCGCCGTACAGGACGTCGAGCTCA
This Streptomyces sp. NBC_00539 DNA region includes the following protein-coding sequences:
- a CDS encoding oxygenase MpaB family protein, which translates into the protein MSTEVETLLRRTLGERRIGLVAWRLLVLQIAHPVVAAGMARYSTYRAHPWRRIEHTMESGSRLFFAGPEERLLEVARLARTHRRIQGTDAAGRAYSAEDPEVRGWVMVTLYEAMTTMRELGGDPLSARELDVLYGEFLEVCGALGIPGEAVPASAAEVAAYVDRHVREVLEYGDEVRHMLYEMLREAPVPRRLAGLGPAWPVVRAVIAWTLTTLTVSDLPPAWHERFGTSRGRVGAALSWSLHRGLRHAMNLAPDRVRYRHRSEAGGAPPARVPRPRGVDSRPARLETFFRQVLDQTGNGRVDSADLQAMVHTMCWRLELPVEREDTVYAAFEGWWQQLRQSSDADGDGAVTCAEFVGAMLAGVDEDPEYLEKGLVPAVRALFRAADSDGSGYLGPDEYRVLFGGTRVHPAELNDGFRELDADGDGRIDEEEFVAAFAQFFTARSEAVAGTALLGRA